Sequence from the Castanea sativa cultivar Marrone di Chiusa Pesio chromosome 12, ASM4071231v1 genome:
TATCAAACCAAAAGTTAGTGTGTTTGGCTCCAACTTAAAAggttagcttattttactatttagcttatttttgctactattcatgagctccactgcactttttgctactatttcagctaacttttacctttacttacagtattttcagcaaaaaaatttcagttttagcaaaataagtgaactccaaacagacccttaatgagaatattgttttaataaattaatgtagaTACAAATTAAACCACTTGGGTTTATTGATATTGCCTGTACATATACATTGCAAGGATAACAAATAAGCAAAACTTCTATAATTGCTTCCATAATCGCAAATTATGCAGAGCTTGCCGTGTAGTGAGAGCATTGATCACCTTCAACCTACAGACAACGGAAATTCAGATACATTTCAATGTGGCAGATTTAGTGGTTTTGGCAGCATCTCTCTTGTAGCATACCTGAATGAACCTTGCATCCCAGGCTGACATGCATTTACTTCTAGGAGTGAGGCTCACACGTGAGAAAACGATCAATCATATGACAAATGACATCTGCACCTTCTATATGCATGCTTTGGTCTTTGACCTGTAAGATGCCCAGAGTAGGAATTTGATCCTTTAGAATGACAAAAGTGTTTTACAATTCTTTAAAATAATGCGGGTGTCCAGTGAAAGATCAGTGCTTCAGAAACAGCTAATCAGCTGTTTCTGAAGCACATAAACTAAAAAATGCATAACAAAAAGCAATCAAAAATTTAAGTTCGGCATTGCAAATTCAGCAACTTCAAGTCAAAAACCATGAACAGCTGTTTATGCTCtcttatttcctttttatttctccACATTTGAGCACAAAGTTTAGTTTCCATTTTTGTGTGATACTTACAAATTAACTATGTATGGTTACATAATACATTTCGTCAGACTAGTAGGTTCTCTTCAGCATGGTTTTGAGTGCTTTCCATCATTCTTGACTTCAGCTTGCATCTACTATCTAGTGTcaagtaatttttattgttcttcaagagaatgattttcttttcttttccttttttgagtACTAATGTGAAAGAACTTCAGCTTTGACAAGCCACAAAGTAATACCTAGAGCCATGTCTAGCACATATTTACACAATAGATTAACAGAATCCAAACAAACTTTAGAATTCCATTTTCCTACAAGGCTCCTGTTGTTTCTATTGGGATCATTTTCCAAGGGACAGAAATATCTAATGCATCAGTTACCATTGCAATGAGTCTATCTTAAGATGGGCAAGATATCTGTCTTGGCACAGGTTTAATGTGGTGGGTCTACCAAGTAGGCCTGCTgatgtgtaaaaaaataaaaaataaaaaaatcctttaGACTCGCATAAGATACAATTCATTTACAATGGTTGAATGAGGGGGAAAGagaagaagggggggggggggggcgtaAAAACCAAGAAGCAGGTCCTGCATTCTATATCCTTGACATGGGAGGGCAGTGGTGAGAAATAGTTTCCCccttttttctcctttctccTGTTCATCTCCACATGCTTAGGACAAAAAAACCATAAAGGACGGAAGAACATATCaatgaaaattttccaattttagAGCTTCTATTTTTGCATATAAAAACTAACAACACTGTTATTATCTAAGAAACAATTCCAGCTTTGATATATGTGACCAATAGAAAATACAGTGCCACAAACTCAACAGAAAAATGTAAACGTATATGTAGACTTGCATATATACCCACATGCATGCATAAGTTCTTGAGTCTGTGTGGGCGGGtgattatgtgtgtgtgtgggttttttttttggggggtggggggtggggCTGGGGGCTGTGGTGGGGTGATACCTGAATGACACTATGAGCAGCAAACCTCTGTCTGCTACTATGAAAGCTGACATCTACTTTCTCCCATGACACCCGAGATAGGCCTATCACCAGTTCCTCTGCACATTTAAGACCAATCAATGAGCTTGTAAGATTGCAAAGACATTGAGAGATACTAATAGAAAACAACTGAGGAAACAAAGCATGCTAGCAAATGGTTACATAATAGCCAAGAACTGGTTCTCCGACTATCTATGTGAATCTAATCACTAAAAGAAGATGATTTTATTAACGCAGCAATGGTTGAGATAGAACTGAAGCAATAACCTTAGCCTTCACCAACCTAAAATGTTTTCAAGCATGAAATGATGTTTGTCTTCTCATCCTCATTTGCTCCATGAAAGTATTATAACTAACAGCAGCCAGTTTAATTAAAATAGTGCTAGATTTAATCCAGAAGCGACCCAGAATTCCAATTTCTGGCTAATGAAAAATGCATCAAGATATGGGTAGTCCTGCCCATAAATTGatgaaattacaaaattttaattcttacaTCTAGAATACATTAGGGAATGACCAGGGTTAATGCACTGGAACATACTTAGAGAAACCATAAATTCTCTGAAGGAAATGAAGCTACAATATTTCAAGTGCTGAACTGATTTTTACAGCTTTGCCTTTCACAAattggaggggaaaaaaaaggatttcTAAATTCTCTGAATGAATAAGAAAGCAAATGTTAGTGTACATAGACTCAAATCTCTTGAGAAGATGTACTATATACATCCCATGTAATGATTCTGTCGGTCATAATAAGATTTTcattacttcaaaaaaaaaaaaaagtgtaaaacaGTGTCAAGTAAAAAAGATACCCAGTAGCACATTATCCAAAAATGTAGACCCAGCTCAATCAATCACCCATCCagcacacagagagagagagagagagagagagagagagagatcaaccatatttttagTTGAAGAATTATTGACAGCTGCTTCATTAGAGATACTAGCAAGCCTTACTTATGATGCAGCCATTGAAAATTGATTTATTAAGAAATGATGCAGCCATTGAAAATTAACTTGTTAATACTCTGCAAATTCatctatttaaattttatttttatggggcCCATGTGTGAAATCCGattgaaataaaaatcatgtggttttaaaagtataattatATGCATCCTAGAGTTAAAAACACTTTATTCAAGAAGTTAGGATTAATTGTGTATTCAGGggcaaaactttaatttatgCAACCCCAcaaattaagggtattttttttgtagtataGTTATTCTAGAATTTTCTAGGAGATCCTGATTAtcttagattttattttctttagtccTATATTTGTTATTACCTTATTAGATTTTTAGTTTACTAGTCAAACTAGGAGTCCAAATACTACTAGCACAAAAAAGAGTCCTTATATACATTTATGCTAAATGTACTTGAAGAATAGATAgagttgattaataaaaaatttgaatgttattattattgagacACTTTGGCCTTATTgttccttttcttcctttctctgtTCTCATTTCTCTTTCTTGTATTACTGAGCATGGGTTCTATTACTATAGCCCTAACACTATAAATTTCTCTATTTCTCCATATAACTGAAAGTCAAGCCCTTCCTCTTGCCTATCAAAACCATAAAGCCTCCACAAACTTTCTCTATCAAATAGCCAAAAAAACTACCTAGCCTATATGAAGTCATAATCCTTTATTCTATAGCTGTAATCCCTAGATCCACAAACCCTTCTAAACCCTTAACCCACCACAAGCACAAGTAGACAAATTCCACAATTTGTAGCACGTCACTTTACCATTTAGTTCTTAACTGACACCACCTTGCATCTTTCAGCTTGACAGTTGATTGCTTTCTCTGTCTAAACTATCCGTCTATCCCAACATATGCTCATTTATGTTAACCTCATCTAAAGACTATATAAGTGGTTTCGGCCAATTCATCAACATTCCCAATCTTGGTGATGCCCCATGAAGATACACCATAGTTGTCCAACTATTAAACCAAAGATGAGAGATGCCAATCAAAACAATACTACCAGTCCTTGGTGCAATTGCCACATCTAGGACCATCATCTTAATAGGTATGCAAACGGTCCCCCACATAATCTCATTAAAATACAATGAAAAGAAAGTATTCTTTAGCATTTTAATTATCAACtagttttattaaatttattgcaTAGACATCATCTCTACAATTTCGGCCCTTATTGTTTCAACACTAATAATTTCTGCATTGAAATTTTCACTGCCAAAATTTCAGCTTTATCAAAAAATCAACCCTAACTTCTAAGAAGTTAGCCAAGTTACCCACACCTTAGTAACGTGCTAAAAATATAAGAAGTAGGCACGAAAAAGGTCACATTCAACTACACGAAACagacaagaaaagaaataaaagccaATGGAGCAAGATCAATTGAAAATGCTAAATAAGCATAGAAGTGAACTAGTTATAACAAAAGCAACTAGCAAAAACAATCAGAACAGAAATTTCTCTTAAAATCAAGTTATAAACCTTCTAGCTTGTCAGACCCATGATCTTCAATTGAAGTAGCCTCACACTCCTCAGCTTCATAAGCCTTGCAATGTTCTTCATATACAACATGCGGATATCTTTCATTAAGAGCATCCTCCCACtgatgaattaaaaaaatgttttggttATATAATTTCAATCAGAATGTGCAGTACCTAAACCACCTAAATCACAGTTACAAAATTCAAGCAAACAACAATACCTTCGGAAGATCACTATTACGCCTAATGCTTGATGTTCTCCAGCCCACAATATCTTTATAATGTTTCATAATGGAAAACAATGGTGATAAATTAAACATAAATGTTCAAAAGTATAAAATAGTAAGAGCCACATCTTATGTGAAAAAAGGATACGGTCATAGCCCACATTTGAATATGCCACCCGACGTTTGAATGTACGCAATGCAGACCTGCATGAACAAggttttttttggataagtaatttaatttattgaagaaaaagaCTACCTCATGAAGAGAAGTAATACACAAGATGCCTAAAGAATTACAAGCAAATGAAGGAAGTTCTAAGAGCTCTTCGATGGTAGATTATATTATTCAATAGCTTCATATAAGAAAAGTGATGCCAGTACATACATGAAGTAACAGTCGCCATCATCTTTTATCAAACGTTTAAGCAATGGTGGCTTTCCTTGGTCATCATCAACGAGAAAAAGATGTTGACCTGTTCTCCtaaaaatcaaatgaataaCAAGAGTTGCAGCTTTCTCAAAAGCAGGTACACCAAAAAGAAATGGTACCTGCACAAGACCAAGTTTGACATGATCTGAAAAACCATACTGAACAACAATGTAAGACtgcaaaaatcaagaacaaGTCCCAAAAACAGACCAGTCAACCCATAAAAGCCATACACTAGAAAATGTTCACCTACTGATCCAACCAGtaaaaccaataaaatatttgtggGTTGAATAGCTTTGAAGGTTTTAATCCCAAATCACCCATTCTCAATCTCCTCCTCTCATTCCCTCTCTCATATTATGAAGTCAGGTAGCCTAAACCCAAAATCATCTCAACATCTCCTCGTTTTAAAGATATCAGAAGCTTTATCATTATCAGCTGCACCATCAATCAAATCAAAGCTCTGGATATCATCACCGTCTAGCtaccaccttcaccatctaGCATTGCATAAGAAAccatatgtttctccctttatctTTGGGTTAACTGCTGCTTTTGCTTTATGGCTTTCTCACTTAGAACTTTAAATACACATAACAAACACTTATTTCTACTCACAATCAATATTATAGGAAAATATGGTAAATATGACACTAAGTGAGACATATTTAGATTATGTTCAGAGCTGCTGTAAATCCAGAATAGTGCAAGGTATTCGTTTCTATTTCATGTACCAAACTAATGAATGTCATAATTAAAGTTGAAAAAAGTCACAACAATGCAATGAATACaacaccccccaccccccccccaaaaaaaattctaaaaaggATACACCCACTTCTTTCCTGTTATGAGTGGACTTAAAATCACGAATATCTAGCATCAACGGTTGATTTCTCCCCCTTTGAGCATTTCCACAAGTGCAATGGTAGTAACCACATGTGAAAAGTGGGCCACCATTTAACCTTGTCTCCAAAAACTTAAACAGTTTATTCTACTTTCATCAGTCCCAAGCCAGTTTTTAAGAAGTcctccactttttcattaataaaagtCTAACAGCCTAACCAAACAAATCCCATCATTTCATTATTCAACTTCTCTATCTCAATGGGAATCTCAGCTTAATTATTCAATGTACCCAAATGCTTTGTCAAGCAAATCTAATGAAGCTATAATTTCCGTCCCACCACCAAGCCATCAATTGCCTTGCAATGACAACACTATCTAATTTATTCCTGATCACATAAGCACTAATATTTGAGCATTATTAAATTCAGAAAATATAAGCTACTTTTTAACATTGGACAatgataaaatttgtaaatctCAATGAACAAATTTCTCCAGAGGAAGAGATATGGCACCTGCTTATTACCCCTTGAACCAAGGTGAGGAGTAGCAACAGTAATGAAGTTCATAGCCTTCAAGCCACCTATTGTAGCCCTTGAATCCTCTTCACATCTATTTGTAGTGGAATCCTCTACATTCTCACTCTTAGGTGGTCTATAAAGTCTTCCAATTGCATATCTTGCCACTAGTCCTCCCACAGAGTGTGCAACAAAGGAGATCATGGATAGGTTAGGCTTTCTCTGAATAAGTTCAAGGACCTAGAATTCAAATGTTCTGTTAATTACAATATTGTGTGCAGTCAACGATTCTTGTCAGATTAAAAAGATTTGGATAATTTCATAATATCAGGTAGAACCACAGCTCTAACAATACTACCAACCTCCTCTGCTAGCCGCTCTCCCATGACATCCACCCCATCAAGAGTCTTCTTAGACACATTTCGATCACTACCTGCAAAACAAATCGAACCAACTTAAGTAAAATTGAGCAAATGTTTCTCAATGCTGCAAAAGAGATCCCATGAACTTAGTAGCTCAAATATCAATATTCTATCAATTTAATGTATATCAAAGCAGTTTTGACTATCAGAGAAGGGCACAAAACACTCAAAACCTCAAATTTCTGACAGCTCAAACAAATTAAAGCACTACATTAACATGTCCCATATCAAAAGGTACAATTATTAATTTGTAGACCACAAAAGTCAAATCTGCAAGCCTCatcaaggataatcctgggacAAGGCAGTATCTATGTCTAAACACGAGTATTGGTATACAATAGTCCAGACTATGGCCGTCAGAAAAATGAACAATCCAGTGACCAGTTGCAGTAATATATCTACTGTGCAGTGGTATGTTATTAAAACTCACCAAGGAGAAAAAGTGAGAAGGGAGGAAAAAGCAATATTTGTAAGGATACAAGAAAGCATGAAACATAGCTTTAGAAGCAAAAAGGGAGTAAGAATGATTTGTTATTAAAATTCACTAATGGAAAAGTtggagaaatataaaataagcaTGAATTAGAATGGAGGAAAAAGAAATCTTGGTAAGGAAAGAAGAGAGTTGCAAGCACGCACCAAAGTTTGGGAGGGGCACGTGGGGAAATCATGAGTCAAAGGCATGTGCAggtaaaagaaaaggaaatgacCTCCCTTAGAGGTCGAACTATTGCCATGGGCTTCTTTTTGGTCGTTAATTTAACATACTTCAAATTCTTATTAGAGTATCCATCTATGATTTGTAATTCAAACAAATTTCACCATTTCTTCAAGGTCTAGAAAATCTCAACGCTGACTTCAGCAATTTTAGGACCCAAACATACTACACTGTTGAGAGCCTTATGAATATAAGAGTTTTATCATTTCCCAATTCCAATCAGTGGCATGGAGAACAAATCCTGAttaagagttaaaaaatacaTTGCCCAATTCAAATAAGACTTATAAAACATGTTTTAGCTCCCAAATTAAGATAAAGTTATAGGCTCTCTTTCATATAATTCACCCAATCTTCCCTACATTACAAAAATAGCATTTAAGTGAAATGGACAGCCAAAAGATTGAGATAGAACCTTAAACAAGGTCAAACAAAATTGCTTTTGAGTGATTAATAACTATAACCCAATGAAACTAGTAACGTGAGGACAGAAAGAAGTTCTGTTTTCAACTTGAAAGCATAATTATATGCCACTTACAATGAACAATCACTTTATCAGGGAGCATTTTAACAAACTGCTCTGCTGCAAACTTCCAATCTGAGGTGCTGCACAAATAAATATCAATTACTTTCAGCAATCTACagaagttataaattttttaaatagaatgtaataatatttttggttgttgaaggtaaattaaataaacttttagtttaaataaTTTACTCTATACGCAATAACAGATAACAAGACCATTAAGCATTATCGAGTTAGACTAGTTCAACCAAATGACACACTAAAATGATAAATCAgagaaaacccaaaacaaaagaagccaAAATTTTAACTCTTACAACTAAATAGCCTTCAAGAATAAACAAATTGCCAACAAAATTCTACTAACAATAAaaccaagccttagtcccaaagaTTTGGGGTCAAATACAGATCCATAACAAAGTAGTTAGGGTcgccacatgtattcttttttgcCATTATATTCTATCAAAAGTCATTTTTATGACTTCAAGTAATGTTATTTAAGTCTACCTCTACCTCTTTCCATTCCTTAGATGTAATCAACTCACCATTTCTCAATGGTGAATTAATCATTCTCCTAACACATGACCAAACCATATCAAGTCactcttcttcatcttttcatcaatatgGACCCACTTATCTTTAAGAGAAATTTCCTCATTTCAAATTGTATCCAGGGCCGACCCTAGGCTTAAGGCCACTTAGGCAATCGCCTAGGGCCCCCCACTAGAGAAAGGCCCCAAATTTGGGGGCAAaaattgagatatatatatatatatatatatttatatttttttttttttttttgagatataggaaaaaaaattagttttacatttttcttctacttttaaGAAGTACCAAAGaattgaataatgctagagatattacaattttaaatacataGGGCTTACAAATATGTGTCACTAATTACAAGAAATAATTTAGATaggaaaatactataaatttactTTGAAACCTTTATACAAATTGATGttacaattaatatgatttgtagACGTCAATAACCTATTATAtgcatttttaaattacttagtGATACATCTTTATAAGcatcatgttgtaaaatttataatatctctaacatcattcatttaaatacttatttattatcttcttgaagtgtcattaatcacattcattacTACAacatttgtacttttttttagtaaaatttgttatagttttagcatttctacaaaaaaaaaaaaacatattacaagATAAAAAGAATGCATTTTTgctatataaaaattatgatattgaaaactagttaaatattatttaattaataacaaaaaggCCCCATTTAAATATATCGCCTTAGGCCTCAAAGTTTATTGGGCCGCCCTACTACTATCCTTGCATTTCCAGTTTTCCATTTATTCATATTAACATTCTCATTTCAGCTATGCTCATATTATGAACCTTTTAATTCTCACACTAGTTACAGCTCATCAAACATATCCTTAATAAACTTTATATACTTTATAGGAActcctttcttttctaaaaTCCATCACATAACCTCTCTAAGGATCCCATGAAGAAGTTTACAAGCTTCTCTATATTTTTCCATTAGATGTCgaattaaaaaatttgcatcGGTAGGACACCCTCACATAAAACCAAATTGATTCTCCAACATTTGTATTGCTCCATGTCTTTACCCATGTTCAAGAGAGCAACAAAAcgtaaaaacaaacaaaacaatttgcCCACTAAAACTGACAAAAACGTAGCAAAAATCCTTTACTTTTTAATGCATGCTCTAAATTATGGAACTGAATTCAGAAAAATAGAAGGtttcaaattattaataaaaacgaaaaatcatcaatcaaagaagtcattgaaatgCCCTACCATTTCCGATATGAACATAAATAAAGCATACATTTAATAAGACATTAAAATTACATTTACAAAATGAAACATGAAATATCAAATTTATGATGCGAtcgagaaaaaaaataatgacagaattattaaaaatctctaaaaattcAGAAATTACACGTTATCAAATAGTAGCagaattaattaaccaaaaataaaataaaaattcaccaGAGAACAAATTAGTAAAAACTGGATCAGAGCAATACCTATAATTTAGCGAAATGAACAATTCAAACGATTATCAAAACTAGTGGAAAATTTACAAAAACGACCAAAAAAAACGAAGGTTAAGCTATCATCAAACaggttcaaaataaaaaacaacaagtTCACGTGAAATTATAGAtcctaaaaaatttgaaaaatcaaaattaaacaaga
This genomic interval carries:
- the LOC142618362 gene encoding uncharacterized protein LOC142618362 isoform X2, with protein sequence MFHAFLYPYKYCFFLPSHFFSLVSFNNIPLHSRYITATGHWIVHCSDRNVSKKTLDGVDVMGERLAEEVLELIQRKPNLSMISFVAHSVGGLVARYAIGRLYRPPKSENVEDSTTNRCEEDSRATIGGLKAMNFITVATPHLGSRGNKQVPFLFGVPAFEKAATLVIHLIFRRTGQHLFLVDDDQGKPPLLKRLIKDDGDCYFMSALRTFKRRVAYSNVGYDHIVGWRTSSIRRNSDLPKWEDALNERYPHVVYEEHCKAYEAEECEATSIEDHGSDKLEEELVIGLSRVSWEKVDVSFHSSRQRFAAHSVIQVKDQSMHIEGADVICHMIDRFLTCEPHS
- the LOC142618362 gene encoding lipid droplet phospholipase 1 isoform X1: MENGAVQNGVCSSESVNGGCDVWSCKDSDSSSASHLVVMVNGILGSTSDWKFAAEQFVKMLPDKVIVHCSDRNVSKKTLDGVDVMGERLAEEVLELIQRKPNLSMISFVAHSVGGLVARYAIGRLYRPPKSENVEDSTTNRCEEDSRATIGGLKAMNFITVATPHLGSRGNKQVPFLFGVPAFEKAATLVIHLIFRRTGQHLFLVDDDQGKPPLLKRLIKDDGDCYFMSALRTFKRRVAYSNVGYDHIVGWRTSSIRRNSDLPKWEDALNERYPHVVYEEHCKAYEAEECEATSIEDHGSDKLEEELVIGLSRVSWEKVDVSFHSSRQRFAAHSVIQVKDQSMHIEGADVICHMIDRFLTCEPHS